A window of Roseivirga misakiensis contains these coding sequences:
- a CDS encoding helix-turn-helix transcriptional regulator: MTVIERQLVEHLISELQGSTSSWQNQIKQRYPNLTAYDLRLCTYLKANLSTKEIATLLNITPDSVKKAKHRLRKKMNIQPWQSFDEAFNT, encoded by the coding sequence ATGACGGTAATAGAAAGACAACTGGTTGAGCATTTGATCTCAGAGTTACAAGGTTCCACATCAAGCTGGCAAAACCAGATAAAACAAAGATATCCTAACCTGACGGCCTACGACCTCCGGCTATGCACCTACCTGAAGGCCAACCTATCGACCAAGGAAATAGCTACGCTACTCAACATTACCCCCGATAGTGTGAAGAAAGCTAAGCATCGATTAAGGAAAAAGATGAATATTCAACCGTGGCAGAGTTTTGATGAAGCTTTCAATACTTAA